One window of the Burkholderia ubonensis subsp. mesacidophila genome contains the following:
- a CDS encoding 3-deoxy-D-arabino-heptulosonate 7-phosphate synthase produces MSPTPLPALLDEVLRTVDRRYRLPPLVRASSLSDAASPSTTLAIVIEEAREALVGGQSPGEELRCRFIDALSHMIRDAMDPQSGDPAFQAVVLRHNAASVREYASLSARAEQDRRTLRSAVNAIAHPAKRERHAQAWRRDALAQLHEAASSASWDKLHATLQRLLVLPEMATDAAFECDIAKLTGSPALERLRNLDALASDERVCQYQALWGRNGPHSGSSLAAAQGAVSHQRGAAVEASAAQALEALAGRLNAADEQRMYRVVTSMRVPASIPGRHDRAKTEWDAVLLERARGDEPAPAWHVRFLVEAKASTEAATTDLPRLLRGVSLLAQGDRNTIYSFETRQGAVRLHGASLCALATDDATLQRQVLYCCDAPADATPRLLGAASRMQLLSAQASLDYASAGVQRADADPHGLGAIWHALLEQPQWRAVLHQYPTLRQVRELMVRTDDLLAAIDGATGGGAAIDA; encoded by the coding sequence ATGTCGCCGACACCGTTGCCTGCCTTGCTCGACGAAGTACTCCGCACCGTCGATCGCCGTTACCGGCTGCCGCCGCTCGTCCGCGCGTCTTCCCTGTCCGACGCCGCGAGTCCTTCCACCACCCTTGCGATCGTGATCGAGGAAGCCCGCGAGGCGCTGGTCGGCGGCCAGTCTCCCGGAGAGGAACTGCGATGCCGCTTCATCGACGCACTCTCACACATGATCCGCGATGCGATGGACCCTCAATCCGGCGATCCCGCGTTTCAGGCCGTGGTGCTTCGGCACAACGCGGCGAGCGTGCGCGAATACGCATCGTTGTCCGCGCGCGCCGAGCAGGACCGCCGGACGCTGCGCTCGGCCGTCAACGCGATCGCCCATCCGGCCAAACGCGAACGTCACGCGCAAGCGTGGCGGCGCGACGCGCTCGCCCAGTTGCATGAGGCTGCGTCGTCCGCCTCGTGGGACAAGCTTCACGCCACGTTGCAGCGCCTCCTTGTCCTGCCGGAGATGGCGACCGACGCCGCTTTCGAGTGCGACATCGCCAAATTGACAGGCAGCCCCGCGCTCGAACGCTTGCGCAATCTCGACGCACTGGCATCGGATGAGCGCGTATGCCAGTACCAGGCGCTCTGGGGACGCAATGGCCCGCACTCGGGCAGCTCGCTCGCCGCGGCGCAGGGCGCCGTTTCGCACCAACGGGGCGCGGCTGTCGAAGCATCGGCCGCGCAGGCGCTCGAAGCACTGGCCGGGCGGCTCAATGCCGCGGATGAGCAGCGCATGTACCGCGTGGTCACCTCCATGCGCGTGCCGGCATCGATACCCGGCCGGCACGACCGCGCGAAAACCGAGTGGGACGCGGTCCTGCTCGAACGCGCGCGAGGCGACGAGCCCGCGCCCGCCTGGCATGTTCGCTTCCTCGTGGAAGCGAAGGCCTCCACGGAGGCCGCAACCACCGATTTGCCGAGGTTGCTGCGCGGCGTGAGCCTGCTCGCCCAAGGCGACAGGAACACGATTTATTCGTTCGAGACGCGCCAAGGCGCGGTGCGCCTGCACGGCGCGTCGCTCTGCGCGCTGGCGACCGACGACGCGACCTTGCAACGACAAGTGCTCTACTGCTGCGATGCGCCTGCGGACGCGACGCCCCGTCTATTGGGCGCCGCGAGCCGGATGCAGTTGCTCTCGGCGCAGGCCAGCCTCGACTATGCGAGTGCGGGGGTGCAACGCGCGGATGCGGACCCGCACGGCCTCGGCGCGATATGGCATGCGCTTCTGGAACAACCGCAATGGCGCGCCGTGCTGCATCAATACCCTACGCTGCGGCAAGTCCGCGAGTTGATGGTTCGGACCGACGACCTCCTGGCCGCCATCGACGGTGCGACCGGCGGCGGCGCTGCAATCGACGCGTGA